In a genomic window of Streptomyces koelreuteriae:
- a CDS encoding ABC transporter ATP-binding protein: MIELEGLTKRYGEKVAVNNLSFTVRPGIVTGFLGPNGAGKSTTMRMILGLDHPTAGDVRIDGKHYQQLKDPLTYIGALLEAKAWHGGRTAYNHLLCLAQSNGIPRGRVREVLETVGLTAVAKKKTKGFSMGMGQRLGIAAALLGDPRILMFDEPVNGLDPEGIHWIRTLMKSLAGQGRTVFVSSHLMSEMALTAEHLVVIGQGRLLADTSMADFIARNSRSYVRVRSPQRERLLDVLHEAGIVAVESGDGVLEVDGGKAELVGELAARHGLTLHELSPQQASLEEAFMQLTAESVEYHAHSETSPQPPQQQQWGDGWKRG, from the coding sequence ATGATTGAGCTCGAGGGGCTGACCAAGCGTTACGGCGAGAAGGTGGCGGTCAACAACCTGTCCTTCACTGTCAGACCAGGTATCGTCACCGGCTTTCTCGGGCCCAACGGCGCGGGGAAGTCCACGACCATGCGGATGATCCTCGGTCTCGACCACCCCACCGCCGGCGATGTCCGTATCGACGGCAAGCACTACCAGCAGCTCAAGGATCCGCTGACGTACATCGGCGCCTTGCTGGAGGCCAAGGCCTGGCACGGCGGGCGCACCGCCTACAACCATCTGCTGTGCCTCGCGCAGAGCAACGGCATTCCGCGCGGCCGGGTGCGGGAGGTGCTGGAGACGGTCGGGCTGACGGCGGTCGCGAAGAAGAAGACCAAGGGCTTCTCGATGGGCATGGGGCAGCGGCTCGGCATCGCGGCCGCGCTGCTCGGCGACCCGCGGATCCTGATGTTCGACGAGCCGGTCAACGGCCTCGACCCCGAGGGCATCCACTGGATCCGCACCCTGATGAAGTCGCTGGCCGGGCAGGGCCGGACCGTGTTCGTCTCCTCCCATCTGATGAGCGAGATGGCCCTGACGGCCGAGCATCTCGTCGTCATCGGGCAGGGGCGGCTGCTCGCGGACACCTCCATGGCCGACTTCATCGCGCGCAACTCACGGTCGTACGTCCGGGTCCGCAGCCCGCAGCGGGAGCGGCTGCTCGATGTGCTGCACGAGGCCGGGATCGTGGCCGTGGAGAGCGGCGACGGGGTGCTGGAGGTGGACGGCGGCAAGGCCGAGCTGGTCGGTGAGCTGGCGGCGCGGCACGGGCTGACGCTGCACGAGCTGAGCCCGCAACAGGCCTCGCTGGAAGAGGCGTTCATGCAGCTGACCGCGGAGTCGGTCGAGTATCACGCACACAGCGAGACGAGCCCGCAGCCGCCACAGCAGCAGCAGTGGGGCGACGGCTGGAAGAGGGGCTGA
- a CDS encoding ABC transporter permease codes for MATTQVVRSEWTKIRSVASTVWTLSLVVVVTVALGMLISALSKNEFDSMSAQARAEFDPTFISFAGMSLGQLAMIVFGVLVVSNEYSTGMIRTSLAAVPQRGSFLFSKIAVASGLALLVGLVTSFAAFFLGQAMLGGHRAEIGDTGVLRAVFGGGLYMALIAMFSMGVAAMLRSPMLSLGILMPFFFLISNILGNVDATKKVGQFLPDQAGSKIMQVVTPIDDDTPYGPWGGLGIMGLWVLVALIGGYVLLKKRDA; via the coding sequence ATGGCGACGACTCAGGTCGTTCGGTCGGAGTGGACCAAGATCAGGTCGGTGGCGTCCACGGTGTGGACGCTCTCGCTCGTGGTGGTCGTGACGGTCGCCCTCGGCATGCTGATCTCGGCGCTGTCGAAGAACGAGTTCGACAGCATGAGCGCGCAGGCCCGGGCGGAGTTCGATCCGACGTTCATCAGCTTCGCGGGGATGAGCCTCGGTCAGCTCGCGATGATCGTGTTCGGTGTGCTGGTGGTGTCGAACGAGTACAGCACCGGAATGATCCGCACCTCGCTGGCCGCCGTGCCGCAGCGCGGCTCCTTTCTGTTCAGCAAGATCGCGGTGGCGAGCGGCCTCGCCCTGCTGGTCGGGCTCGTCACCAGCTTCGCCGCGTTCTTCCTGGGGCAGGCGATGCTCGGCGGGCACCGGGCGGAGATCGGTGACACGGGTGTGCTGCGGGCCGTGTTCGGCGGCGGCCTCTATATGGCGCTGATCGCGATGTTCTCCATGGGCGTCGCCGCGATGCTGCGCTCGCCGATGCTGTCGCTGGGCATCCTGATGCCGTTCTTCTTCCTGATCTCCAACATCCTCGGCAATGTCGACGCGACGAAGAAGGTCGGCCAGTTCCTGCCCGACCAGGCCGGCAGCAAGATCATGCAGGTGGTCACGCCGATCGACGACGACACCCCGTACGGGCCCTGGGGCGGCCTCGGGATCATGGGGCTGTGGGTGCTCGTCGCCCTGATCGGCGGGTACGTGCTGCTGAAGAAGCGCGACGCCTAG
- a CDS encoding ABC transporter ATP-binding protein yields MIEAVGLTKRYGDKTAVYNLSFQVRPGAVTGFLGPNGSGKSTTMRMILGLDNPTAGQVTIGGYPYRKLPNAARQVGALLDAKAVHGGRAARNHLLCLAQLSGIPARRVDEVLGVVGLQEVAKKRSKGFSLGMGQRLGIAAALLGDPQVLLFDEPVNGLDPEGILWVRNLMKALAAEGRTVFVSSHLMSEMALTADHLIVIGRGQLLADMSVTAFISANSADFARVRTPDTEPQQREKLSAALTESGGHVLPEQDGALRVTGLPLPRISDIAHTADVRLWELSPHQASLEEAYMRMTQGAVDYRSTIDQKEGLQQQLPPGAQPPMPVPGQGQPGWYAPPPPQQGGQPLPMPPQGAPGQAPAGPYGAPGAPVAPSAPGSAPSAPSTPGASGAGAPNPYAQPAPQAPQAPQAPAQPASQAPQAPGQPAGQAPQASAAPARPAAAPAPQAAAQPPVPPQAPAAPPAPAPTSDLTKPEDAR; encoded by the coding sequence ATGATCGAAGCAGTCGGCCTGACGAAGCGCTACGGCGACAAGACCGCTGTGTACAACCTTTCCTTCCAGGTGCGGCCCGGAGCCGTCACCGGCTTCCTCGGGCCGAACGGCTCGGGCAAGTCGACGACGATGCGGATGATCCTCGGCCTGGACAACCCGACGGCCGGGCAGGTCACGATCGGGGGCTATCCGTACCGCAAGCTGCCCAACGCCGCCCGCCAGGTCGGCGCCCTGCTGGACGCCAAGGCCGTGCACGGTGGCCGGGCCGCCCGCAACCACCTGCTGTGCCTGGCCCAGCTCTCCGGCATCCCGGCCCGGCGCGTGGACGAGGTGCTCGGGGTCGTCGGTCTGCAGGAGGTGGCCAAGAAGCGGTCCAAGGGCTTCTCCCTCGGCATGGGGCAGCGCCTCGGCATCGCCGCCGCGCTGCTCGGCGACCCGCAGGTGCTGCTGTTTGACGAGCCGGTCAACGGCCTCGACCCCGAGGGCATCCTCTGGGTGCGCAACCTGATGAAGGCGCTGGCGGCGGAGGGCCGTACGGTCTTCGTCTCCTCCCATCTGATGAGCGAGATGGCGCTGACCGCCGACCACCTCATCGTCATCGGGCGCGGACAGCTGCTCGCCGACATGAGCGTCACGGCCTTCATCTCCGCGAACTCCGCGGACTTCGCCCGGGTCCGCACACCCGACACCGAGCCGCAGCAGCGCGAGAAGCTGTCGGCCGCGCTCACCGAGTCGGGCGGGCACGTGCTGCCCGAGCAGGACGGCGCGCTGCGCGTGACCGGGCTGCCGCTCCCCCGCATCAGCGACATCGCGCACACCGCCGACGTACGGCTGTGGGAGCTGTCGCCGCACCAGGCCTCGCTGGAGGAGGCGTACATGCGGATGACGCAGGGCGCCGTCGACTACCGCTCGACCATCGACCAGAAGGAAGGCCTCCAGCAGCAGCTGCCGCCCGGCGCGCAGCCGCCGATGCCGGTGCCGGGGCAGGGCCAGCCGGGCTGGTACGCCCCGCCGCCGCCCCAGCAGGGCGGGCAGCCGCTGCCGATGCCGCCGCAGGGCGCGCCCGGTCAGGCTCCGGCGGGCCCGTACGGCGCACCCGGGGCGCCCGTGGCTCCCAGCGCGCCCGGGTCCGCTCCGAGCGCCCCCAGCACACCCGGCGCCTCCGGCGCGGGAGCACCCAACCCGTACGCCCAGCCCGCGCCTCAGGCGCCGCAGGCGCCCCAGGCTCCGGCGCAGCCCGCCTCCCAGGCGCCCCAGGCCCCCGGGCAGCCCGCCGGTCAGGCGCCGCAGGCCTCCGCCGCTCCCGCGCGGCCCGCCGCCGCTCCGGCTCCGCAGGCGGCTGCCCAGCCGCCCGTGCCCCCGCAGGCGCCCGCCGCTCCGCCGGCTCCCGCCCCGACCTCCGACCTGACCAAGCCCGAGGACGCCCGATGA
- a CDS encoding ABC transporter permease subunit — MSSPQPQTPQAAPTWQQAAAPGSAYPAPGYTSPIPVVRTHLGHAIASEWTKIRSVRSTMWTLGVFVLLVVGIGLLTGVVVANSDPALSGESPLGLGFFGLLLGSMCVITLGVLTTASEYGTGMVRTTMVACPSRGRVLAAKAIVFFLVAFVVTLVSSSLVAFLHVAMLEGDGAKSPTGGEWLKATVGMSAYIALLGLLSLAVGSIIRHSAGAITIMIGTVLAPLVIALFMFSESLVAVRDALFEYSIPNQLSIFYANSLSESGPSGWDPLWIILAATAVAFAAAFALLEKRDV; from the coding sequence ATGAGCAGCCCCCAGCCCCAGACACCGCAGGCCGCGCCCACCTGGCAGCAGGCGGCGGCCCCCGGCTCTGCTTACCCCGCCCCCGGCTACACCTCGCCGATCCCGGTCGTGCGCACGCACCTCGGGCACGCCATCGCCTCGGAGTGGACGAAGATCCGTTCGGTGCGCTCCACCATGTGGACGCTCGGCGTGTTCGTCCTGCTCGTCGTCGGCATCGGCCTGCTGACCGGCGTGGTGGTGGCGAACTCCGACCCGGCCCTGTCCGGCGAGAGCCCGCTCGGCCTCGGCTTCTTCGGGCTGCTGCTGGGCAGCATGTGCGTCATCACGCTGGGCGTGCTGACCACCGCCTCGGAGTACGGCACCGGCATGGTGCGCACCACGATGGTCGCCTGCCCGAGCCGCGGCCGGGTGCTGGCGGCGAAGGCCATCGTGTTCTTCCTGGTCGCGTTCGTGGTGACGCTGGTGTCCTCGTCCCTCGTCGCCTTCCTGCACGTCGCCATGCTGGAGGGCGACGGCGCCAAGTCCCCCACCGGCGGGGAGTGGCTGAAGGCCACGGTCGGCATGTCGGCCTACATCGCGCTGCTGGGCCTGCTCTCGCTCGCCGTCGGCTCGATCATCCGGCACTCTGCGGGCGCCATCACCATCATGATCGGCACGGTGCTCGCCCCGCTGGTGATCGCGCTGTTCATGTTCTCGGAGTCGCTGGTGGCCGTGCGCGACGCGCTGTTCGAGTACTCCATCCCGAACCAGCTGAGCATCTTCTACGCCAACTCCCTCAGCGAGTCCGGCCCGTCCGGCTGGGACCCGCTGTGGATCATCCTCGCCGCGACGGCCGTGGCCTTCGCCGCCGCCTTCGCGCTGCTGGAGAAGCGGGACGTCTGA
- a CDS encoding ATP/GTP-binding protein: MSPRRNRPKDAGSSGRSAEDDSPGRYGGWQSSENWQGENWSVRHVAGASAQGKSYRCPGCDQLIPDGVPHVVAWSEHAGVDDRRHWHKACWNARDRRTPGVQRSRNSPRF; encoded by the coding sequence GTGTCCCCGCGTCGTAACCGACCCAAGGATGCCGGTTCGTCCGGCCGGAGCGCCGAGGACGACAGCCCCGGCCGCTACGGCGGCTGGCAGTCCTCGGAGAACTGGCAGGGTGAGAACTGGAGCGTGCGGCATGTGGCCGGCGCGAGCGCGCAGGGCAAGTCCTACCGCTGCCCCGGCTGCGACCAGCTGATCCCCGACGGTGTGCCGCACGTGGTGGCCTGGTCCGAGCACGCGGGCGTCGACGACCGCCGGCACTGGCACAAGGCCTGCTGGAACGCGCGGGACCGCCGCACCCCGGGGGTGCAGCGGTCCCGTAACTCGCCCAGATTCTGA
- a CDS encoding LLM class flavin-dependent oxidoreductase — translation MHVGSFVLAAQFPGQGEGEALHRAVRSAEVAEESGLDAVWLAEHHFVPYGTCPSAITLAALLLGRTRRIRVGTAVSVLPTAHPVALGEQAALLHHTSGGRFTLGVGRGGPWVDLEVFGAGLEAYEEGFPEALDLLERWLREPSVSADGERFRFREVPVVPRPSEALTDVQGPELVVACTSPASVRLAAERGLSMLLGMHVGDEEKAEMVALWRQHARACGRPAEEILGASHVSAGVCQIADRRVDAAETLMKAMPGWLKQGLEAHVTVDGRTRRMRDPLAYTELLCGLHPVGTPRLCADRLAATSERTGISRFALLVEGSGDLAATEENVRRLGTEVLPQLV, via the coding sequence ATGCACGTTGGAAGTTTCGTGTTGGCGGCCCAGTTCCCCGGCCAGGGCGAGGGCGAGGCGCTGCACCGCGCGGTCCGCTCGGCCGAGGTGGCCGAGGAGTCGGGGCTCGACGCGGTCTGGCTGGCCGAGCACCACTTCGTGCCGTACGGCACATGTCCGTCGGCGATCACTCTGGCGGCCTTACTGCTGGGCCGCACCCGCCGCATCCGGGTCGGTACGGCGGTGAGCGTCCTGCCCACCGCCCACCCCGTGGCCCTCGGCGAACAGGCCGCGCTGCTGCACCACACGAGCGGCGGCAGGTTCACGCTCGGTGTCGGGCGCGGCGGCCCGTGGGTCGACCTGGAGGTGTTCGGCGCGGGCCTGGAGGCGTACGAGGAGGGGTTCCCGGAAGCCCTGGACCTCCTGGAGCGCTGGCTGCGCGAACCGTCCGTGTCGGCGGACGGGGAGCGCTTCCGCTTCCGTGAGGTCCCGGTGGTCCCGAGGCCCTCGGAGGCCCTGACGGACGTCCAGGGGCCCGAGCTGGTCGTCGCCTGCACCTCCCCGGCGAGCGTGCGGCTGGCCGCCGAGCGGGGTCTGTCGATGCTGCTCGGGATGCATGTGGGGGACGAGGAGAAGGCCGAGATGGTCGCCCTGTGGCGGCAGCACGCGCGGGCGTGCGGCCGGCCCGCCGAGGAGATCCTCGGCGCGTCCCATGTGTCGGCGGGCGTCTGCCAGATCGCGGACCGTCGGGTCGACGCGGCGGAGACGCTGATGAAGGCGATGCCGGGCTGGCTGAAGCAGGGCCTGGAGGCGCATGTCACGGTCGACGGGCGCACCCGCCGGATGCGCGACCCGCTGGCGTACACCGAACTGCTCTGCGGGCTCCACCCGGTGGGGACTCCGCGGCTGTGCGCCGACCGGCTCGCGGCGACCAGCGAGCGGACGGGCATCTCGCGCTTCGCGCTGCTCGTCGAGGGCTCCGGGGACCTGGCGGCGACCGAGGAGAACGTGCGGCGGCTGGGGACCGAGGTGCTCCCCCAACTCGTCTGA
- a CDS encoding SCO5389 family protein has translation MSLDVSPALLEQAERGEVDEAEFVDCVRTSLPFAWEMISSLVAQLKVDGGAFADNQTPPPDEQARGQLLRALASDAIRGALQRHFGVRLAFQNCHRVAVFPLDSSVDEKLNRFTSVRSQVLNQSPEFRDC, from the coding sequence ATGTCGCTCGACGTCTCACCGGCCCTACTCGAACAGGCCGAGCGAGGCGAGGTCGACGAAGCGGAATTCGTCGACTGCGTCCGGACCTCCCTGCCCTTTGCATGGGAGATGATCAGCTCCCTGGTGGCCCAGCTGAAGGTGGACGGCGGTGCGTTCGCCGACAACCAGACGCCTCCGCCGGACGAGCAGGCACGCGGTCAGTTGCTGCGTGCGCTTGCGAGTGACGCGATACGCGGCGCGCTGCAACGGCACTTCGGTGTGCGGCTGGCTTTCCAGAACTGCCACCGGGTGGCCGTGTTCCCGCTTGACTCCTCGGTCGACGAGAAGCTGAACCGCTTCACCTCGGTCCGCAGCCAGGTGCTGAACCAGTCACCCGAGTTCCGGGACTGCTGA
- the nucS gene encoding endonuclease NucS, which produces MRLVIARCSVDYAGRLTAHLPSAPRLILVKADGSVSIHADDRAYKPLNWMSPPCTLKEGTGEEEGVWTVINKAGEKLIITMEEVLHDSSHELGVDPGLIKDGVEAHLQELLADRIETLGEGYTLIRREYPTAIGPVDILCRDADGKTVAVEIKRRGEIDGVEQLTRYLELLNRDPHLAPVRGVFAAQEIKPQARVLATDRGIGCQVLDYDAMRGIEDDKLRLF; this is translated from the coding sequence ATGCGTCTCGTCATTGCCCGCTGTTCCGTGGACTACGCCGGGCGGCTCACCGCCCACCTTCCCTCGGCCCCGCGCCTGATCCTGGTGAAGGCGGACGGCAGCGTCTCGATCCACGCCGACGACCGGGCCTACAAGCCCCTGAACTGGATGTCGCCGCCCTGCACCCTGAAGGAGGGCACCGGCGAGGAAGAGGGCGTCTGGACCGTCATCAACAAGGCGGGCGAGAAGCTCATCATCACGATGGAGGAGGTTCTCCACGACTCCTCGCACGAACTGGGCGTGGATCCCGGCCTGATCAAGGACGGCGTGGAAGCGCACCTTCAGGAGCTGCTCGCCGACCGCATCGAGACACTCGGCGAGGGCTACACCCTGATCCGCCGCGAGTACCCGACGGCCATCGGGCCGGTGGACATCCTGTGCCGGGACGCCGACGGCAAGACCGTCGCGGTGGAGATCAAGCGGCGTGGTGAGATCGACGGCGTGGAGCAGCTGACGCGCTATCTGGAGCTGCTGAACCGCGACCCCCATCTCGCGCCGGTCCGCGGTGTCTTCGCCGCGCAGGAGATCAAGCCCCAGGCCCGCGTCCTCGCGACGGACCGGGGCATCGGCTGCCAGGTCCTCGACTACGACGCGATGCGCGGCATCGAGGACGACAAGCTGCGCCTGTTCTGA
- a CDS encoding ATP-binding protein, whose translation MDPNTRGPEEYGHEGDGQGPRQRPPRDSLTPDFAQHAPALARTVRLVAGDFLLTVNPVDGSEIEVCPPAERPARPVKLTPAERAEAERAARPPVPPGPARPALPLLARQDEREQLVRLLARGRSVRLTGPAGSGRTRLLDLVAEDCADLAPDGVVRLGGFGRTCEDLRHDLFRAVFNAPLYRPDRDELLTHLREIGAVVVLDDLEFGGAALDELLEATPECAFLLGATPDVPAPSADSAVEEVALGGLDRAAGLDLLEHAVGRTLTDEESNWAGDLWFESEGLPLRFVQAGALLRQRDRLRAGTSAVDEFGVFEDAPPAEGCDAADGDDVPLPALGEAAAPAPLLAARLSASARATLRFAVALGGEVPHQAHLPALVGDTHADAALGELADCGLVSPVGSRYRLAAGVPAQLEAAGYADEAEAGARSAAQHYSWWAGHPSVTPERVCAESDAVLAALAVLGPLTEPPAEDEESPAVHLARTAAPAFAAGLHWSAWERALRTGAEAARLAGDVAEEAYFHHELGILALCGGRLDRARAELEASIGLRGALSDKRGTVAGRRALALVSDRSGTPIGLGPTAGEEVPDARYEESASPAGGVPAAFPTLQQPSAPTVVTHHSPAAPSHKARLGLKGLARRNLVAAGAGALLVAVLGTVVTLGATSDKDRNPPSDQVGVNPSASQGLGDGSLGADPAANEGGDTGAATSRPTDPGPDGTLGTSDDPTPTDEPSGSQDPSDPASTSKPPTTSKPPTSSKPPTTPTKPPSSPTKPPSSSTPPSSTPTPTDTGEPTPTTTPPTTTPSTSDSASGPASSAPASTTASAPQSSGASTPGKSEQVI comes from the coding sequence ATGGACCCGAACACCCGGGGACCCGAGGAGTACGGCCACGAGGGCGACGGCCAGGGGCCGCGCCAGCGCCCGCCCCGGGACTCCCTCACACCCGACTTCGCGCAGCACGCGCCCGCACTCGCCCGCACCGTGCGGCTCGTCGCCGGCGACTTCCTGCTGACCGTCAACCCCGTCGACGGCAGCGAAATAGAGGTCTGCCCGCCCGCCGAACGGCCCGCCCGGCCCGTGAAGCTCACCCCGGCCGAACGCGCCGAGGCCGAGCGCGCGGCCCGGCCGCCCGTCCCGCCCGGCCCCGCGCGTCCCGCCCTGCCGCTGCTGGCCCGCCAGGACGAACGCGAGCAACTGGTGCGCCTGCTCGCCCGCGGCCGCTCCGTCCGCCTCACCGGACCCGCCGGCTCGGGCCGCACCCGCCTCCTCGACCTCGTCGCCGAGGACTGCGCGGACCTCGCCCCCGACGGCGTCGTCCGCCTGGGCGGCTTCGGCCGCACCTGCGAGGACCTGCGGCACGACCTCTTCCGCGCCGTCTTCAACGCCCCCCTGTACCGCCCGGACCGGGACGAACTGCTCACCCACCTCCGTGAGATCGGCGCGGTCGTCGTCCTCGACGACCTCGAGTTCGGCGGCGCCGCGCTCGACGAGCTGCTGGAGGCGACCCCGGAGTGCGCCTTCCTGCTGGGCGCCACCCCCGACGTGCCCGCTCCCTCCGCCGACTCCGCCGTCGAGGAGGTCGCCCTCGGCGGCCTGGACCGCGCGGCCGGACTCGACCTGCTGGAGCACGCGGTGGGCCGGACCCTCACCGACGAGGAGTCCAACTGGGCGGGCGACCTCTGGTTCGAGTCCGAGGGCCTGCCGCTGCGCTTCGTCCAGGCCGGTGCCCTGCTGCGGCAGCGCGACCGGCTGCGCGCCGGGACGAGCGCCGTCGACGAGTTCGGCGTCTTCGAGGACGCGCCCCCGGCCGAGGGCTGCGACGCCGCCGACGGCGACGACGTACCGCTGCCCGCGCTCGGCGAGGCCGCCGCCCCCGCCCCGCTGCTCGCCGCCCGGCTGAGCGCCTCCGCCCGCGCCACCCTGCGCTTCGCCGTGGCCCTCGGCGGCGAGGTCCCGCACCAGGCGCATCTGCCCGCCCTGGTCGGCGACACCCACGCGGACGCCGCCCTCGGCGAACTGGCCGACTGCGGTCTGGTCTCCCCGGTCGGCTCCCGCTACCGGCTCGCCGCGGGCGTGCCGGCCCAGCTGGAGGCCGCCGGATACGCCGACGAGGCCGAGGCCGGGGCCCGCAGCGCCGCCCAGCACTACTCCTGGTGGGCCGGGCACCCCTCGGTCACCCCGGAACGGGTGTGCGCCGAGTCCGACGCCGTCCTCGCCGCCCTGGCCGTCCTCGGGCCCCTCACCGAGCCGCCCGCCGAGGACGAGGAGAGCCCGGCCGTCCACCTGGCCCGCACCGCCGCCCCCGCGTTCGCCGCCGGACTGCACTGGAGCGCCTGGGAACGCGCCCTGCGCACCGGCGCCGAGGCCGCCCGGCTCGCCGGGGACGTCGCCGAGGAGGCCTACTTCCACCACGAGCTCGGCATCCTCGCCCTGTGCGGCGGCCGGCTCGACCGGGCCCGGGCCGAACTGGAGGCCTCCATCGGCCTGCGCGGCGCCCTGTCCGACAAGCGCGGCACCGTCGCCGGCCGCCGCGCCCTCGCCCTGGTCTCCGACCGCTCGGGCACCCCGATCGGGCTCGGCCCGACCGCGGGGGAGGAGGTGCCCGACGCCCGGTACGAGGAGTCGGCGTCCCCGGCCGGCGGTGTTCCGGCGGCCTTCCCGACGCTCCAGCAGCCCTCCGCGCCGACCGTGGTCACCCACCACAGCCCGGCCGCGCCCTCGCACAAGGCCCGGCTCGGTCTCAAGGGCCTGGCCCGGCGCAACCTGGTGGCCGCGGGCGCCGGTGCCCTGCTCGTCGCCGTGCTCGGCACCGTGGTGACCCTCGGCGCCACCTCCGACAAGGACCGCAACCCGCCGTCCGACCAGGTCGGCGTCAACCCCTCGGCCAGCCAGGGCCTGGGCGACGGCAGCCTGGGCGCCGACCCGGCGGCGAACGAGGGCGGCGACACGGGCGCTGCGACCAGCCGCCCGACCGACCCGGGTCCGGACGGCACGCTCGGCACGTCGGACGATCCGACGCCGACGGACGAACCGAGCGGTTCGCAGGACCCGAGTGATCCGGCGTCCACGTCGAAGCCGCCGACGACGTCGAAGCCTCCGACGTCCTCCAAGCCGCCGACGACCCCGACCAAGCCGCCGTCCTCACCGACCAAGCCGCCGTCGAGTTCCACGCCGCCCTCGTCGACGCCGACGCCGACGGACACCGGGGAGCCCACGCCGACGACGACTCCGCCGACGACCACCCCGTCCACCTCCGACTCGGCCAGCGGCCCGGCGTCGAGCGCGCCCGCGAGCACCACCGCGAGCGCGCCGCAGAGCAGCGGCGCGAGCACGCCCGGCAAGTCGGAGCAGGTGATCTGA
- a CDS encoding STAS domain-containing protein, which produces MHIRGDHAELVVGGRLDVRSAADARTVLHSAVDDGVGDLVLDLSELDSWDATGLGVIMGAHRRAGRCGRRLVLRGVPPQMQRLLVATRLHRILAIEGGIGVETLPRV; this is translated from the coding sequence ATGCACATCAGGGGCGACCACGCCGAGCTGGTCGTCGGGGGCCGCCTCGACGTCCGGAGCGCGGCGGACGCCCGTACGGTCCTGCACTCGGCCGTCGACGACGGAGTCGGCGACCTCGTGCTCGACCTGTCCGAACTGGACTCCTGGGACGCCACCGGACTGGGTGTGATCATGGGAGCCCACCGGCGGGCCGGCCGCTGCGGCCGGCGCCTGGTGCTGCGCGGTGTACCGCCGCAGATGCAGCGCCTGCTGGTGGCCACCCGCCTGCACCGGATCCTGGCGATCGAAGGGGGCATCGGGGTGGAGACACTGCCCCGCGTGTGA
- a CDS encoding 3-hydroxyacyl-CoA dehydrogenase family protein: MAGKLAVIGAGLMGAGIAQVSAQAGWDVVLRDVTDEALKRGTDGIKASYDKFVAKGKLEAHDADAAVARITATTDLDAVADADVVVEAVFEKLEIKHEIFRTLDKLVKDEAILASNTSAIPITKIAAATERPERVVGAHFFSPVPMMQLCELVRGYKTSDETLAKAREFAESVGKTCIVVNRDVAGFVTTRLICALVVEAAKLQESGVASAEDIDLACKLGFGHAMGPLATADLTGVDILLHATNNIYTESQDEKFAAPELMRRMVDAGDIGRKSGQGFYKH, translated from the coding sequence GTGGCAGGGAAGCTCGCCGTCATCGGAGCCGGCCTCATGGGAGCCGGTATCGCCCAGGTCTCGGCGCAGGCGGGCTGGGACGTCGTCCTGCGCGACGTCACCGACGAGGCGTTGAAGCGGGGTACTGACGGCATCAAGGCCTCGTACGACAAGTTCGTCGCCAAGGGCAAGCTGGAGGCGCACGACGCCGACGCCGCCGTCGCCCGGATCACCGCCACCACCGACCTGGACGCCGTGGCCGACGCGGACGTCGTCGTGGAGGCCGTGTTCGAGAAGCTCGAGATCAAGCACGAGATCTTCCGCACGCTCGACAAGCTCGTGAAGGACGAGGCGATCCTCGCCTCCAACACCTCCGCCATCCCGATCACCAAGATCGCGGCCGCGACGGAGCGCCCCGAGCGGGTCGTCGGCGCGCACTTCTTCTCGCCGGTGCCGATGATGCAGCTGTGCGAACTGGTCCGCGGCTACAAGACCAGCGATGAAACCCTGGCCAAGGCCCGGGAGTTCGCCGAGTCCGTCGGCAAGACCTGCATCGTCGTCAACCGCGACGTCGCCGGCTTCGTGACGACCCGTCTCATCTGCGCCCTGGTCGTCGAGGCCGCGAAGCTGCAGGAGTCGGGCGTGGCGAGCGCCGAGGACATCGACCTCGCCTGCAAGCTGGGCTTCGGCCACGCCATGGGACCGCTGGCGACGGCGGACCTGACGGGCGTCGACATCCTGCTGCACGCCACGAACAACATCTACACCGAGTCCCAGGACGAGAAGTTCGCGGCTCCCGAACTGATGCGCCGGATGGTTGACGCCGGTGACATCGGACGCAAGAGCGGGCAGGGCTTCTACAAGCACTGA